The Planktothrix serta PCC 8927 region TGTGCAAGATGGTATTGGAATTTTGCCTTAAATGCCTGTATTCAGCACTATCAAGAAACAGGAAAAAGCTTAAAACTAGCAACCTATAAGGGAATGCTCCCTCAACTCAAGAAAGAATATCCTTGGCTTAAGGAAGATTGTTACTCATCAGTTTTGCAGTGTGTAGCAATCAATTTGGATAAAGCTTATAAAAACTTTTTTGAGGGACGAGCTAAGTTTCCTAGATTCAAATTTAAACATCATAAGCAATCAATCCAATATCCCCAGAGTGTTACTGTTAACGGTGAACACCTAAAAATCCCTAAAATTGGTGAAATCAAAGCGGTATTTCACCGAGAAGTTACGGGAAAGATTAAAACCGTAACAATCTCAAAAACTCCAACTGATAAATACTTTGCTTCAATTCTGTGTGAAGTGGAAGGAACTGATATTAAACAGTCGGGAGATAAAATTATCGGTATTGATCTGGGGTTGAAAGATTTTGCAATTGTTCATGATGGAGATAACGCAACTAAATACGCTAACCCTAAACATTTATATCGTCACCAAAAAAATCTAGCCCGAAAACAGAAAAAAATCTCTCGGAAGACTAAAGGTAGTAAATCGAGAGAGAGATTCAGAAAGATTGTAGCTAAGGTTCATGAGA contains the following coding sequences:
- a CDS encoding RNA-guided endonuclease InsQ/TnpB family protein codes for the protein CARWYWNFALNACIQHYQETGKSLKLATYKGMLPQLKKEYPWLKEDCYSSVLQCVAINLDKAYKNFFEGRAKFPRFKFKHHKQSIQYPQSVTVNGEHLKIPKIGEIKAVFHREVTGKIKTVTISKTPTDKYFASILCEVEGTDIKQSGDKIIGIDLGLKDFAIVHDGDNATKYANPKHLYRHQKNLARKQKKISRKTKGSKSRERFRKIVAKVHEKIANSRQDFLHKLSRKLVDESQIIVVENLNVKGMVKNRKLSKAISDVGWGMFVNFIDYKLQQKDGELIEVERFFPSSKTCSCCGHIVDVLPLNIREWDCPNCHTHHDRDGNAALNIRNEGIRIKNKGGG